One Actinomadura viridis genomic region harbors:
- the eccB gene encoding type VII secretion protein EccB, with the protein MQTRKDLYQAHRLMTQRVALALLQGKPGAAESPLRRTGVGTLCGVMVVVLLAAGFGVSGLVFKGGARNLQQPGLVLIERETGAAYAYSARDRKLIPFLNYASARLAMSTTSIRRKTVSSRSLSRYGRGPMTGIQGAPESLPEPDRLTKAPWSLCVRGTSVSLAGGRDVGGRALADGQGVLVQGGTQTWLIWRHTRLRVSPQAARVLTADRPVPVDERWLNGLPQGPDFAPPPVPRWGQRSPGPDGTPTPIGQVFRVAAVAGTPARWYVQLADGLAGISQTQARLLLESAGSAPHAPGPPRDINPGAAGARPSQTTLYRRDIPENPPEIMPYQATEPLCAVYRDTGKLSTESRFTIGGALPTAPSGGTGLDQVLMPGGGTFAGTLSGPGQKPQAFSLLTEQGVRYPIATADDVAKLGYSLNSAVPVPANLLQLFRQGPVLTSSEAIRPVPAT; encoded by the coding sequence ATGCAGACGCGCAAGGACCTCTACCAAGCCCACCGGCTCATGACCCAGCGGGTCGCGCTCGCCCTCCTTCAGGGCAAACCGGGAGCCGCCGAATCCCCGCTCCGCCGTACGGGAGTCGGGACCCTCTGCGGCGTGATGGTCGTCGTGCTCCTCGCCGCGGGATTCGGCGTCTCCGGCCTGGTCTTCAAGGGCGGCGCCCGCAACCTCCAGCAGCCCGGCCTGGTCCTCATCGAGAGGGAGACGGGCGCCGCGTACGCCTACAGCGCCCGGGACCGCAAGCTGATCCCGTTCCTCAACTACGCCTCCGCCCGCCTGGCGATGTCCACGACCTCCATCCGGCGCAAGACCGTCTCGTCCAGATCCCTGTCGCGGTACGGCCGGGGCCCGATGACCGGCATCCAGGGCGCCCCGGAGTCCCTGCCGGAACCGGACCGGCTGACCAAAGCGCCCTGGTCACTCTGCGTCCGCGGCACGAGCGTCTCCCTCGCCGGCGGACGTGACGTGGGTGGCCGCGCGTTGGCCGACGGGCAGGGCGTCCTCGTCCAGGGCGGCACCCAGACCTGGCTCATCTGGCGTCACACCCGGCTGCGCGTCTCCCCGCAGGCAGCCCGGGTGCTGACCGCGGACCGTCCCGTCCCGGTCGACGAACGCTGGCTCAACGGCCTGCCCCAGGGCCCCGACTTCGCCCCGCCGCCCGTTCCCCGTTGGGGGCAGCGCAGCCCGGGCCCGGACGGCACCCCCACACCCATCGGCCAGGTGTTCCGGGTCGCCGCCGTGGCCGGAACCCCCGCGCGCTGGTACGTCCAGCTGGCGGACGGCCTCGCCGGCATCTCGCAGACCCAGGCCCGGTTGCTCCTGGAGTCGGCAGGCAGCGCTCCCCACGCCCCGGGCCCGCCCCGCGACATCAACCCCGGCGCTGCGGGAGCCAGACCGTCGCAGACCACGCTTTACCGCCGCGACATTCCAGAAAACCCCCCGGAGATCATGCCGTACCAGGCAACAGAGCCCCTTTGTGCCGTTTACCGCGACACCGGCAAGCTCTCCACCGAATCACGCTTCACCATCGGCGGCGCACTTCCCACCGCCCCATCCGGCGGAACCGGACTCGACCAGGTCCTCATGCCGGGCGGCGGCACGTTCGCGGGCACGCTCTCCGGTCCCGGCCAGAAGCCGCAGGCATTCTCCCTGCTCACCGAACAGGGAGTCCGCTATCCCATTGCCACCGCTGATGACGTGGCCAAACTCGGATACTCGCTGAACTCGGCCGTCCCGGTCCCCGCCAATCTTCTTCAGCTCTTCCGCCAGGGCCCGGTGCTCACCTCGTCCGAGGCGATCCGGCCGGTTCCGGCCACATGA
- a CDS encoding WXG100 family type VII secretion target gives MTQQSAHSREGMRKGADAIEHAEKQLRATRARLDAEQKALAGRWKGEGAMAFVKVFQQFDQQFVKVLTDLNNIQRKLGDARVSYAATEAETAARVNKLTSMINS, from the coding sequence ATGACGCAGCAGTCAGCGCACAGCCGGGAAGGCATGCGCAAGGGCGCCGACGCCATCGAGCACGCCGAGAAGCAGCTGAGGGCCACCCGGGCACGGCTGGACGCCGAGCAGAAGGCCCTCGCCGGCCGCTGGAAGGGCGAGGGCGCGATGGCCTTCGTCAAGGTGTTCCAGCAGTTCGACCAGCAGTTCGTGAAGGTGCTCACCGACCTGAACAACATCCAGCGCAAGCTCGGTGACGCCCGGGTCAGCTACGCCGCCACCGAGGCTGAGACCGCCGCCAGGGTCAACAAGCTGACCTCGATGATCAACAGCTGA
- a CDS encoding WXG100 family type VII secretion target translates to MTDYTLVNFGAMKEAQASFQKALNEYKATLNELQSKVQSTLSEWEGDADEAYKAMQKQWNAAGEQLGQVVHNLSQAIGDSHDGYLTTERRNASMFGG, encoded by the coding sequence ATGACCGACTACACGCTGGTCAACTTCGGCGCGATGAAGGAAGCCCAGGCGTCCTTCCAGAAGGCACTGAACGAGTACAAGGCGACCCTCAACGAACTCCAGAGCAAGGTCCAGTCCACCCTCTCCGAGTGGGAGGGCGACGCCGACGAGGCGTACAAGGCCATGCAGAAGCAGTGGAACGCCGCAGGCGAGCAGCTCGGCCAGGTCGTCCACAACCTGAGCCAGGCCATCGGCGACTCCCACGACGGCTACCTGACCACCGAGCGCCGCAACGCCTCGATGTTCGGCGGCTGA
- a CDS encoding S8 family peptidase codes for MSAGFLAILLVAGISSPAAALPRPRDELYWFDWWEIEKKVWPITKGKGVTVAVLDNGVNPNLPDLRGAILKGVNPSEPDVGLSKVGKDRKNGGHGTAMAALIVARGGGTGMMGVAPEAKVLPVVGHRGGSWALAIDIRYAADRGAQVISMSIGSATFMECPMELQAAVAYAVKKDVVLVASAGNEGRFEDWRNWPANCAGVMTVGGLDGYVKPWPKTTPGNYMAVAAPAAHVGTINWNGRFRLGDGGTSPSAALTAGVVALVRSKYPEMPAEQVVQRVLATTKDVGPPGWDDVTGHGLVRPYRALVDKVPSTAPNPVYDRLRTWQKSRERPAAAKSVMPSRATKKQSATRSRGQTSAWVIGAVVFSALCLLLGGWRIARNHFK; via the coding sequence GTGAGCGCGGGCTTTCTGGCCATCCTCTTGGTGGCCGGTATCTCCTCTCCAGCGGCAGCCCTGCCCCGGCCCCGGGACGAACTGTACTGGTTCGACTGGTGGGAGATCGAAAAGAAGGTCTGGCCCATCACCAAGGGCAAGGGTGTCACCGTCGCCGTCCTCGACAACGGCGTCAACCCGAATCTGCCCGATCTCAGGGGCGCCATCCTGAAAGGAGTAAACCCCAGCGAGCCTGATGTCGGGCTGTCGAAAGTCGGGAAGGACAGGAAGAACGGGGGCCACGGTACGGCCATGGCCGCGCTCATCGTGGCAAGAGGCGGCGGTACCGGAATGATGGGAGTGGCCCCGGAGGCAAAGGTACTGCCTGTGGTCGGGCATAGGGGCGGGAGCTGGGCCCTCGCCATTGATATTCGCTATGCGGCCGACCGCGGCGCCCAGGTCATCAGCATGTCGATCGGCAGTGCCACCTTCATGGAGTGCCCGATGGAGCTGCAGGCTGCGGTCGCCTATGCGGTGAAGAAGGACGTTGTGCTGGTCGCATCCGCCGGTAACGAAGGACGCTTTGAAGACTGGCGAAACTGGCCCGCCAACTGTGCCGGCGTGATGACCGTCGGCGGGCTCGACGGATATGTCAAGCCATGGCCAAAGACGACGCCTGGTAACTATATGGCCGTTGCCGCTCCTGCGGCTCACGTTGGCACCATCAACTGGAATGGGAGATTCAGACTGGGGGACGGTGGCACGAGCCCCTCCGCAGCGCTCACTGCCGGCGTCGTGGCCCTTGTCCGCTCGAAGTATCCCGAGATGCCGGCAGAACAGGTCGTGCAACGAGTGCTCGCGACCACCAAGGACGTCGGTCCCCCTGGTTGGGACGACGTGACAGGCCACGGGCTCGTCCGCCCCTATCGGGCCCTGGTCGACAAGGTCCCCTCCACAGCTCCCAACCCTGTCTACGACCGTCTTCGCACCTGGCAGAAGAGCAGAGAACGACCGGCAGCGGCGAAGTCGGTCATGCCTTCCCGGGCCACCAAAAAACAGTCGGCTACCAGGTCTCGAGGCCAAACGTCGGCCTGGGTGATCGGTGCTGTCGTGTTCTCAGCGCTTTGTCTTCTGCTTGGCGGTTGGCGCATAGCTCGAAATCACTTCAAATGA
- a CDS encoding DUF6177 family protein — protein MTAADARTDRATVLLVDRAIVPLSPGMTDSVQVVTPVSARITLPMRAHILSGKATWVVRDHGGYYDGLTGRPLHWSDGAFVPVPSARDYAPGFKTPPSQLLGSHLTLVVRAKHTEAGRSLDQAMRLLTGAPPTGWGTSEPLEHRWNPAALTAYVHSPSYKARPIIAVGQRSLAITELTPESDGIAALTTLTIGYAPGETPPLQQLPTLIASLDHTASVLAHQSLGRADLTTEPRWTGKPTPIGLAVRGTRTTPQGYPIGPMTWFPLRDWPHYHQTLHHLSHP, from the coding sequence ATGACCGCGGCCGACGCCCGCACGGATCGCGCCACCGTCCTCCTGGTGGACCGCGCGATCGTCCCCCTGAGCCCTGGCATGACCGACTCCGTCCAGGTGGTCACCCCGGTGAGCGCCCGCATCACCCTGCCCATGCGCGCGCACATCCTCAGCGGCAAGGCCACCTGGGTCGTCCGAGACCACGGCGGCTACTACGACGGCCTGACCGGAAGACCCTTGCACTGGTCGGACGGCGCGTTCGTCCCCGTACCTTCCGCACGCGACTACGCACCGGGCTTCAAGACACCACCGTCCCAACTGCTGGGCTCACACCTCACCCTGGTCGTACGGGCCAAGCACACCGAGGCCGGCCGCTCCCTGGACCAGGCCATGCGCCTGCTCACCGGCGCACCACCCACCGGCTGGGGCACATCCGAACCGCTCGAACACCGCTGGAACCCCGCCGCCCTCACCGCCTACGTCCACTCCCCCAGCTACAAAGCCCGGCCCATCATCGCGGTAGGCCAACGCTCCCTGGCCATAACGGAACTCACTCCCGAGAGCGACGGCATCGCCGCCCTGACCACCCTCACCATCGGCTACGCCCCCGGCGAGACTCCGCCCCTCCAGCAGTTACCGACGCTCATCGCCTCGCTGGACCACACCGCTTCCGTCCTCGCACACCAGAGCCTCGGCCGTGCCGACCTCACCACCGAGCCCCGCTGGACCGGCAAACCAACCCCCATAGGCCTCGCCGTCCGCGGCACCCGTACCACCCCTCAGGGCTACCCCATCGGCCCGATGACCTGGTTCCCGCTAAGGGACTGGCCCCACTACCACCAAACCCTCCACCACCTGAGCCACCCCTGA
- a CDS encoding cellulose synthase operon protein YhjQ/BcsQ: MSDPDWQHEVLRELGVLESGLIPPVPHPRPTPLDVLPEATARPPEPLAAPVPAAFVPAAAPAPSVPAAELLRRNPHGDPVIRRLGRGVRKAVGASAATGVRDLSELTAQLGAPVRSCRRIAVTSVRGGAGKSSIAALLARLLHQHRDDRVLAIDADPGLGSLPLRLGVTPTRSLRDLTTARPRTWDETTAYLTRTATGLWVIANDARMDLDDNTYRTGAGMLGRFFSTTVVDCGAGIGTQLHRGVLSSAHAQVFVVPGTEDGAVTVRKALAWLRTDGHDRLLAHTTLALVAHTPNPDTDLDHARELLASDRLPVVLVPFDRHLATGTAIAPDRVGAATHAAVTRIAAQSFAHAQAAP; the protein is encoded by the coding sequence GTGTCCGATCCGGACTGGCAGCACGAGGTGCTGCGGGAACTCGGCGTCCTGGAAAGCGGCCTGATCCCGCCCGTTCCCCACCCCCGCCCCACCCCTCTGGACGTCCTCCCGGAGGCCACAGCCCGCCCACCGGAACCGCTCGCGGCCCCGGTACCGGCCGCCTTCGTACCGGCGGCCGCCCCGGCGCCCTCCGTACCGGCGGCCGAACTGCTGCGCCGCAATCCGCACGGCGACCCCGTCATCAGGAGGCTGGGCCGCGGCGTGCGCAAAGCGGTGGGCGCCTCGGCGGCAACCGGAGTACGCGACCTCTCCGAACTCACCGCGCAACTCGGCGCACCGGTCCGCTCGTGCCGGAGGATCGCGGTGACGAGCGTCCGCGGAGGCGCTGGCAAGAGCAGCATCGCCGCCCTCCTCGCCCGGCTCCTCCACCAGCACCGTGACGACCGGGTCCTCGCGATCGACGCCGACCCCGGCCTGGGTTCGCTGCCGCTGAGACTGGGCGTCACCCCCACCCGTTCACTCCGCGACCTCACCACCGCCCGCCCCCGTACCTGGGACGAGACCACGGCCTACCTGACGCGCACCGCCACGGGCCTGTGGGTCATCGCCAACGACGCCCGCATGGACCTCGACGACAACACCTACCGAACGGGCGCGGGCATGCTCGGCAGGTTCTTCTCCACAACGGTCGTCGACTGCGGGGCGGGCATCGGCACACAACTCCACCGGGGCGTCCTCAGCTCGGCCCACGCCCAGGTGTTCGTCGTCCCGGGGACCGAGGACGGCGCGGTCACCGTGCGGAAGGCGCTCGCCTGGCTCCGTACCGACGGCCACGACCGGCTGCTCGCCCACACGACCCTCGCACTCGTCGCCCACACACCCAACCCGGACACCGACCTCGACCACGCCCGGGAACTCCTCGCGAGCGACAGGCTGCCGGTCGTCCTCGTCCCGTTCGACCGCCATCTGGCCACCGGCACCGCCATCGCCCCCGACCGCGTCGGCGCGGCGACGCACGCGGCCGTCACCCGTATCGCGGCGCAGTCGTTCGCCCACGCGCAGGCCGCCCCATGA
- a CDS encoding DUF397 domain-containing protein has translation MGEVDSPDMSCATWRRSSRSGQNGNCVEIAQVAGIVAVRDSQNVDASPILLPPAGWRALLANVHAGQYDFS, from the coding sequence ATGGGCGAGGTGGACAGCCCCGACATGTCCTGCGCCACATGGCGCAGGAGTTCACGGAGCGGACAGAACGGCAACTGTGTCGAGATCGCTCAGGTCGCCGGCATCGTTGCAGTTCGTGACAGCCAGAACGTGGACGCCTCTCCGATCTTGCTTCCGCCCGCCGGATGGCGAGCACTCCTGGCCAACGTTCATGCAGGTCAGTACGACTTTTCCTAA
- a CDS encoding helix-turn-helix domain-containing protein, whose product MTRKQDRGHSPTLRARRLALELTERREACGLSRDEVTRRLEWANSTLFRIETGRSKPQPRSVRELLDLYGVTGPEKEGLIQLAREARQPGWWHSFRDVLPNPYEVFIGLEAGATTIRAFEPLTVPGLLQTADYSRAMIRGGPHELDPDEIDRRAQVRSARQEILSRPDRPHLWVVLDEAALHRTVGSKAIMRRQLAHLIEMAQRDKTTLQVLPFEVGAHAASTTGPFVILGFAEPTDPDVVYLETIPDGVYLENASDVQGFMLAFDRLLDAALRPDDSIALIRRVADASA is encoded by the coding sequence GTGACGCGCAAGCAAGACCGGGGACATAGCCCCACACTCCGGGCGCGCCGTCTCGCACTGGAGTTGACCGAGCGCCGCGAAGCCTGCGGGCTGTCCCGTGACGAAGTGACGCGGCGCTTGGAATGGGCGAACTCAACGCTCTTCCGCATCGAGACAGGCCGCAGCAAGCCGCAGCCTCGCAGCGTCCGCGAACTGCTCGACCTCTACGGCGTCACCGGCCCTGAGAAGGAAGGGCTCATCCAACTGGCTCGCGAAGCCCGGCAACCGGGCTGGTGGCATTCCTTCCGCGACGTGCTCCCCAACCCGTACGAAGTGTTCATCGGTCTTGAGGCCGGAGCGACCACCATCCGGGCATTCGAGCCGCTCACCGTGCCCGGCCTGCTCCAGACCGCCGACTACTCCCGCGCCATGATCCGCGGTGGTCCTCATGAGCTCGACCCCGACGAGATCGACCGCCGGGCCCAGGTTCGTTCGGCAAGGCAGGAGATCTTGTCCCGGCCCGACCGCCCGCACCTTTGGGTGGTGCTGGACGAAGCCGCCCTGCACCGGACGGTGGGCAGCAAGGCCATCATGCGGCGGCAACTGGCTCACCTGATCGAAATGGCACAGCGGGACAAGACCACGCTCCAGGTGCTCCCTTTCGAGGTCGGCGCCCACGCCGCCAGCACGACCGGCCCGTTCGTCATCCTCGGCTTCGCCGAGCCCACCGACCCTGACGTGGTGTACCTGGAGACCATTCCCGATGGGGTCTACCTGGAGAATGCGAGCGACGTGCAGGGGTTTATGCTTGCATTTGACCGCCTGCTCGATGCGGCATTGCGTCCCGACGACTCGATCGCACTCATCCGGCGAGTGGCAGATGCAAGCGCCTGA
- a CDS encoding ATP-binding protein, whose product MKQRVAGAGGVDVRAVRSMVRDLLAKESPEVDTADADVITAEIATNARRYSASGRCGGGVWVVVLRAAGRTRVEIQDDGDAVTVPMISDEADESGRGLLIVDSLAAAWGYRVGQDGDRKVTVWFEMSGAAAG is encoded by the coding sequence ATGAAGCAACGGGTCGCCGGCGCCGGCGGTGTCGACGTACGGGCGGTGCGGTCGATGGTGAGAGACCTTCTGGCGAAGGAGTCGCCGGAGGTGGATACCGCCGACGCGGATGTGATCACTGCGGAGATCGCGACCAACGCTCGGAGGTATAGCGCGAGCGGGAGGTGCGGCGGTGGCGTGTGGGTGGTGGTCCTTCGCGCGGCGGGTCGGACGCGGGTGGAGATCCAGGACGACGGGGACGCCGTCACGGTGCCGATGATCTCGGACGAGGCCGATGAATCCGGGCGCGGACTCCTGATCGTGGACTCCCTGGCCGCTGCGTGGGGCTACCGCGTCGGGCAGGACGGAGACCGCAAGGTGACGGTGTGGTTCGAGATGTCGGGAGCCGCGGCCGGCTGA